The following proteins are encoded in a genomic region of Planococcus lenghuensis:
- the thiD gene encoding bifunctional hydroxymethylpyrimidine kinase/phosphomethylpyrimidine kinase, whose amino-acid sequence MSMMKQVLTIAGSDSGGGAGIQADIKTFQELGVYSTSVLTAVTAQNTRGVHGIYPMTREAVEKQLDAIGTDFQIAALKTGMLFDAEIIEATGKGIQRYGWKNVVVDPVMIAKGGASLLQQEAVDALKAYLLPLAEVVTPNIPEAEVLSGIAIHNSASREKAAQEIVLAGAASVIIKGGHGKDPDIAEDFYMSKTGESFLIRSPRIDTDQTHGTGCTFSAAVAAELAKGQSMKNAIHTAKRFIQAALTDRLNIGTGYGPTNHAAFNTTKEANPIEVVH is encoded by the coding sequence ATGAGTATGATGAAACAAGTGCTGACGATTGCCGGCTCAGATTCAGGCGGCGGCGCCGGCATTCAGGCGGATATCAAAACGTTTCAGGAACTCGGGGTTTATTCCACATCAGTTCTGACAGCTGTAACCGCCCAGAATACACGTGGTGTCCATGGGATTTATCCGATGACAAGAGAAGCCGTGGAAAAACAGCTCGATGCCATCGGGACGGATTTTCAGATTGCCGCTCTGAAAACCGGCATGCTGTTTGATGCAGAGATCATTGAAGCGACAGGAAAAGGGATTCAGCGCTACGGATGGAAAAACGTCGTCGTGGATCCGGTCATGATTGCGAAAGGCGGAGCTTCGCTTCTGCAGCAGGAAGCGGTGGATGCGTTGAAAGCGTACTTGCTGCCGCTTGCCGAAGTGGTAACACCTAATATCCCGGAAGCGGAAGTGCTAAGCGGCATAGCGATCCATAATTCAGCTTCCCGCGAGAAAGCGGCACAGGAAATAGTATTGGCAGGCGCAGCTTCCGTTATCATTAAGGGCGGACACGGGAAGGATCCGGATATCGCTGAAGATTTTTACATGAGTAAAACAGGGGAGTCATTTCTGATCCGTTCACCGCGGATCGATACGGATCAGACACATGGAACCGGCTGTACGTTTTCTGCTGCTGTTGCCGCGGAACTGGCAAAAGGACAGAGTATGAAAAATGCTATCCACACGGCAAAACGATTCATCCAGGCGGCCCTTACGGATCGGCTGAATATCGGAACAGGGTATGGTCCGACAAATCATGCGGCCTTTAACACAACGAAGGAGGCGAATCCGATTGAAGTTGTTCACTAA
- the thiE gene encoding thiamine phosphate synthase — MKLFTKPSVYFIMGTTNAVGRDPLVILEEALIGGISHFQLREKGTAALTGKELKTFALACQKLCRRHRVPFIINDDVELACAIDADGVHVGQEDLDCASVQSRIGKDKILGVSVHSVEEAKRAVADGADYVGMGPVYGTRSKDDAKPPAGIVGIVAVKKAFPALSIVGIGGIKPENASAVYQAGAESVAVISSLAGAEDVRGQVNLFKEAYKGAPQL, encoded by the coding sequence TTGAAGTTGTTCACTAAGCCATCGGTCTACTTCATTATGGGAACAACAAACGCAGTGGGCCGGGACCCGTTAGTTATTTTGGAAGAAGCGTTAATTGGCGGCATCAGCCATTTTCAATTAAGAGAAAAAGGGACAGCGGCATTAACCGGTAAAGAGCTGAAAACATTTGCGTTGGCATGTCAAAAGCTCTGCCGCCGCCATCGGGTGCCGTTCATTATAAATGATGATGTCGAACTCGCATGTGCCATCGATGCAGATGGTGTCCATGTCGGGCAGGAAGACTTGGACTGTGCATCGGTTCAGAGCCGGATCGGAAAGGATAAAATTCTTGGAGTTTCGGTTCATTCAGTCGAAGAAGCGAAGCGGGCGGTAGCTGATGGAGCAGATTATGTCGGAATGGGGCCCGTCTATGGCACCCGTTCCAAAGATGATGCGAAACCGCCTGCAGGCATTGTGGGGATTGTGGCTGTTAAAAAAGCGTTTCCTGCGCTATCAATTGTCGGCATCGGCGGAATTAAACCGGAAAATGCCAGCGCCGTCTATCAGGCGGGCGCGGAAAGTGTAGCGGTCATTTCATCTCTTGCAGGAGCGGAAGATGTACGAGGTCAAGTGAACCTCTTTAAGGAAGCATACAAAGGAGCTCCTCAATTATGA
- the dapB gene encoding 4-hydroxy-tetrahydrodipicolinate reductase — MRLLLLGFGAMNKRTAALAEARGHEIAGVVLSSPKDGISYPVFTPADELPDADALIDFSHPALVKELLASDPSLPLIIATTGEKEELVRLLQDKAETQPVFFSANMSYGVHILQELIRYATPLLGNFDIELTERHHNKKIDAPSGTLVKLYDAIKETRQDVEPVYDRHAQEAKRTDKEIGIHSIRGGTIVGEHEVLYAGHDEVIAIQHKAQSKDIFANGAIDVAEKLVTKPNGYYTYSNLGVD, encoded by the coding sequence ATGCGGTTGTTGTTACTCGGATTCGGGGCCATGAACAAACGGACAGCTGCGCTCGCAGAAGCGCGCGGCCATGAAATTGCCGGCGTCGTGCTCAGCAGCCCGAAAGACGGCATCTCGTATCCGGTGTTTACACCAGCGGATGAGTTACCGGACGCGGATGCCCTGATCGACTTTTCGCACCCGGCACTCGTCAAAGAATTGCTGGCATCGGACCCGTCCCTCCCGCTCATTATTGCAACCACGGGCGAAAAAGAGGAATTGGTTCGACTCTTGCAGGACAAGGCGGAGACGCAACCGGTGTTCTTTAGTGCGAATATGAGCTACGGCGTACATATCCTGCAAGAGCTCATCCGCTATGCGACACCGCTTCTCGGCAATTTCGATATCGAGCTGACTGAGCGGCATCACAATAAAAAAATCGATGCGCCGAGCGGTACGCTTGTTAAATTATACGATGCCATCAAAGAAACGCGGCAGGACGTGGAACCGGTGTATGACCGCCATGCCCAGGAAGCGAAGCGGACCGACAAGGAGATCGGCATTCATTCGATCCGCGGCGGCACAATCGTCGGTGAACACGAAGTCCTGTATGCCGGGCATGACGAAGTAATTGCGATCCAGCACAAAGCACAGTCGAAAGATATTTTTGCAAACGGAGCCATCGATGTCGCGGAAAAGCTCGTGACGAAACCGAACGGCTACTACACATATTCGAATTTAGGAGTGGATTAA
- a CDS encoding 3-oxoacyl-ACP reductase — MEIKDQVILVTGASRGLGAAIAKAFGREGAKVVVNFYKSEQKAQQVVQDIGDHAVAIQADVTDKEAVLRLFEQAEQHFNQSVTTVVNNALINFTFDAVNRKNAGQIQWEDYQTQLDGSVKASLYTTQAAVEGMSRLNFGRIITIGTNLVQNPVVPYHDYNTSKAALIGFTRTMANELGANGITVNMVSGGLLQKTDASAATPDDVFDLISASTPLKRVTTPEEMADAVLFFSSPWSRAVTGQNLIVDGGLVMH; from the coding sequence ATGGAAATTAAAGACCAAGTCATACTGGTAACCGGCGCCAGCAGAGGACTGGGAGCAGCAATCGCAAAAGCCTTCGGACGTGAAGGTGCCAAAGTGGTCGTCAACTTTTACAAAAGCGAACAAAAAGCACAGCAGGTCGTCCAGGATATCGGCGATCACGCTGTTGCAATCCAAGCGGATGTCACCGACAAAGAAGCCGTGCTGAGGCTGTTTGAACAAGCGGAACAACATTTCAACCAATCTGTCACCACCGTTGTCAATAACGCGTTAATCAATTTTACATTCGATGCGGTAAACCGGAAGAATGCCGGGCAGATCCAGTGGGAAGATTATCAAACCCAGCTGGACGGCAGTGTAAAAGCTTCTTTGTATACCACACAAGCTGCAGTTGAAGGTATGTCCCGGCTCAATTTCGGTCGAATTATTACAATCGGGACGAACTTGGTCCAAAACCCCGTTGTGCCTTATCATGACTACAACACCAGCAAAGCGGCATTGATTGGCTTTACCCGGACAATGGCAAACGAATTGGGCGCAAACGGTATTACCGTCAACATGGTATCCGGCGGGCTGCTCCAAAAAACGGATGCCAGTGCTGCCACTCCGGACGATGTCTTCGATCTGATCAGCGCGAGCACCCCGTTAAAGCGTGTGACGACTCCTGAGGAAATGGCGGATGCTGTGTTGTTTTTCTCATCCCCCTGGAGCCGGGCGGTCACCGGGCAGAACCTCATTGTCGACGGCGGTCTCGTGATGCATTGA
- a CDS encoding M20 metallopeptidase family protein has product MDLQETLTKHRRTLHQIPELSFEEFKTAAYIRNTLDELGIPYMTPLETATVVYLEGNSTTTVGFRADIDGLPIAEENEISFKSVHVGAMHACGHDGHTSMLLTFAERCQALQQSGSLPHNVLLLFQPSEEANAGAGRLVREFPFADYNPAAIFGLHLMPDNPAGTLLTKNGPLTASATEYRIHIDGKSAHVANKETGANALGALNAIVSQIQQLQHFFLSGLNQNIVHIGKMQAGEAINTVPSNAYLEGTIRTYELGDLKTVQEKLQAIAAGTDALFGTSTRVEFAEGYPPVVNDPSLLPFVTECAAEAGLDVVLKDKPYLFGEDFSFYRDAAVTHFAFLGVQDKGQGYTSGLHTARFNFDETSLTYGVRFYETILQKFGETQ; this is encoded by the coding sequence ATGGATTTACAGGAAACGTTAACAAAACACCGCCGGACGCTGCATCAGATTCCGGAACTCAGCTTTGAAGAATTCAAAACGGCTGCATATATCCGCAACACACTTGATGAGCTCGGCATTCCATATATGACGCCGCTTGAAACAGCAACGGTCGTCTACTTAGAGGGAAATTCAACTACAACGGTCGGTTTCCGGGCGGATATTGACGGATTGCCAATCGCAGAAGAAAATGAGATTTCCTTCAAGTCGGTACATGTCGGCGCCATGCACGCCTGCGGCCATGACGGGCACACGTCGATGCTCTTGACTTTTGCCGAGCGCTGTCAGGCATTGCAGCAATCCGGCAGCCTGCCGCATAATGTGCTTCTGTTGTTTCAGCCATCAGAAGAAGCGAATGCGGGCGCGGGCCGGCTCGTCCGGGAGTTTCCATTCGCTGACTACAATCCGGCTGCGATTTTCGGTCTCCACTTGATGCCGGATAATCCGGCAGGCACGCTGTTGACAAAAAATGGTCCGCTGACTGCAAGTGCGACTGAATACCGCATCCACATTGATGGCAAGTCGGCTCATGTGGCAAATAAAGAAACCGGTGCGAATGCGCTTGGTGCATTGAACGCCATCGTCAGTCAGATCCAGCAGCTCCAGCATTTCTTTCTGAGCGGCTTGAATCAGAACATCGTGCATATCGGTAAAATGCAGGCCGGTGAAGCGATCAACACGGTTCCATCAAACGCTTACCTGGAAGGAACCATCCGAACGTATGAACTTGGTGATCTCAAAACTGTTCAGGAGAAACTGCAGGCCATCGCAGCCGGAACCGATGCCTTATTCGGTACGTCAACGCGCGTGGAGTTCGCAGAAGGCTACCCGCCGGTTGTGAACGATCCTTCCCTGCTGCCGTTTGTAACGGAATGCGCGGCGGAAGCAGGTCTTGATGTGGTGTTGAAAGACAAACCGTATTTATTCGGTGAAGACTTCTCCTTTTACCGGGATGCAGCCGTTACGCATTTCGCCTTCCTTGGGGTGCAGGACAAAGGGCAGGGCTATACGAGCGGCCTTCATACCGCCCGCTTCAATTTCGACGAGACGAGCCTCACTTATGGCGTCCGTTTCTACGAAACCATCCTTCAGAAGTTTGGTGAAACCCAATGA
- a CDS encoding aspartate-semialdehyde dehydrogenase encodes MVKLAVVGATGLVGRKMIELLEKKDIPADEVVLFSSKRSAGLEVPFKDRTLIVEELTEEKTDGGFDYVLMSAGGSTSQTFSPLFERHGAIVIDNSSAFRMDPEIDLVVPEVNTPQLKRGIIANPNCSTIQSVVPLKLLEDAFGVSRVAYTTYQAVSGSGVKGIEDLARGERGEEPVNYPHAIYNNALPHIDVFDEDGYTKEEKKMMDETRKILGKPELDVTATCVRVPVENGHAVAMNVTLNTSPAVSQLQQVFRDSSAVVLQDDPANNVYPMPLTASGQEEVFVGRIRKDGSLPNSYHVWVTSDNLLKGAALNAVQILEQLLNRNEGLE; translated from the coding sequence ATGGTGAAATTGGCAGTAGTTGGTGCGACTGGACTCGTCGGCCGCAAAATGATCGAATTATTGGAGAAAAAAGATATTCCGGCGGATGAGGTGGTACTGTTTTCCTCCAAGCGCTCGGCGGGTTTGGAAGTTCCTTTTAAAGACCGGACACTTATTGTAGAAGAGTTGACAGAAGAAAAAACAGATGGCGGTTTTGATTATGTCCTCATGTCAGCCGGGGGCAGCACAAGCCAAACCTTCTCTCCGCTGTTTGAACGGCACGGCGCCATCGTCATTGATAATTCAAGTGCCTTCCGGATGGATCCGGAAATCGACCTTGTCGTGCCGGAAGTCAACACGCCGCAATTGAAGCGCGGTATCATTGCCAATCCGAATTGCTCGACAATCCAATCGGTCGTTCCGCTCAAACTTCTGGAAGATGCGTTCGGCGTATCCCGGGTCGCCTACACGACTTACCAGGCTGTATCCGGTTCCGGTGTGAAAGGGATTGAGGATTTGGCGCGTGGGGAACGCGGGGAAGAACCGGTCAATTACCCGCACGCCATTTACAACAACGCCCTGCCGCACATCGACGTGTTTGATGAGGATGGCTACACGAAAGAAGAAAAGAAAATGATGGACGAGACGCGAAAGATTCTCGGCAAACCGGAATTGGATGTGACAGCCACATGCGTACGGGTACCCGTTGAGAACGGCCATGCCGTCGCAATGAATGTCACGCTGAATACGTCACCTGCCGTATCACAACTTCAGCAAGTATTCCGGGACAGTTCTGCTGTCGTGCTGCAGGATGACCCTGCCAATAATGTCTATCCGATGCCGCTGACCGCCTCCGGACAGGAAGAAGTCTTTGTCGGCCGGATCCGTAAAGATGGGAGCCTGCCGAACAGCTATCACGTGTGGGTGACGAGCGATAATTTATTGAAAGGCGCGGCCCTTAATGCCGTTCAAATTCTCGAACAACTACTAAACCGAAATGAGGGATTGGAATGA
- the lysA gene encoding diaminopimelate decarboxylase, with product MNLTRNERGELTIRGVSLPSLADAYGTPLFVYDEDEIRSQCRRFHDSLSTSGLDYTVSYASKAFSSVQLFRLMNEEAMGLDVVSEGELYTALASGFPADRIHFHGNNKTEAEIRYALDAGIEYFVIDSIGEIERIDALADRDVEVLVRINPGVEAHTHEFIQTGQEDSKFGLSIEKGLALDGISRIQAAEHLVFKGVHFHIGSQIYDPNGMITTIDKVLRWLHENNIQADVLNAGGGFSIRYTDEDISYPIEDGVTRITETVKNVCAELDYPVPHLSLEPGRSIVGEAGLTLYRVGTVKDIPDVNTYVSIDGGMSDHIRTALYDAKYTLQLANREPEGKEITTTVAGKLCESGDLIAKGIELPPVEPGDLLAVLSTGAYHYSMASNYNQMLKPAIVFVSGNDHRLVIRRQSLEDLLVNEVTDDQLGKTK from the coding sequence ATGAATTTAACGAGAAATGAACGAGGTGAACTGACCATACGCGGTGTTTCTTTGCCGTCTTTGGCTGATGCGTATGGCACACCGCTTTTTGTTTACGATGAAGATGAAATCCGCAGCCAGTGCCGCCGTTTTCATGACTCGCTCTCAACAAGCGGATTGGATTACACTGTTTCATACGCCAGTAAAGCGTTCAGTTCCGTCCAGCTTTTCCGGCTGATGAATGAAGAAGCCATGGGGCTTGATGTCGTCAGTGAAGGCGAGTTGTATACGGCGCTTGCGTCCGGATTTCCGGCGGACCGCATCCACTTCCATGGCAATAACAAAACCGAAGCGGAAATCCGCTATGCGCTGGATGCCGGCATCGAGTACTTCGTCATTGATTCGATCGGGGAAATCGAGCGGATCGATGCGCTTGCAGATCGCGATGTCGAAGTGCTTGTCCGTATCAATCCGGGTGTTGAAGCTCATACACACGAATTCATCCAGACCGGCCAGGAAGATAGTAAATTCGGCTTAAGCATTGAGAAAGGGCTGGCACTGGACGGCATAAGCCGCATCCAGGCAGCAGAGCACCTCGTATTCAAAGGCGTCCATTTCCACATCGGTTCACAGATTTACGACCCGAACGGCATGATTACGACGATCGATAAAGTGCTGCGCTGGCTGCATGAAAACAACATCCAGGCAGATGTCCTTAATGCCGGCGGCGGCTTCTCCATCCGCTACACGGATGAAGATATCAGCTATCCGATTGAAGATGGCGTAACCCGCATTACAGAAACTGTGAAAAACGTGTGTGCTGAACTGGATTATCCGGTGCCGCACCTGTCGCTTGAGCCCGGCCGTTCCATTGTCGGTGAAGCAGGCTTGACGTTGTACCGCGTCGGGACGGTGAAAGACATTCCCGACGTCAACACGTATGTATCCATTGACGGCGGCATGAGCGATCATATCCGCACTGCGCTGTATGATGCAAAATATACATTGCAGCTTGCCAATCGCGAGCCGGAAGGCAAAGAAATTACAACCACAGTGGCCGGCAAGTTGTGCGAATCCGGCGATTTGATCGCAAAAGGCATTGAACTGCCGCCGGTCGAGCCAGGGGATCTGCTTGCGGTTCTGTCGACAGGCGCTTACCATTACTCGATGGCGTCGAATTACAACCAGATGCTGAAACCGGCTATCGTGTTTGTGAGCGGCAATGATCACCGGCTCGTCATCCGCCGGCAGTCGCTTGAAGATTTGCTTGTGAATGAAGTGACGGACGATCAATTGGGAAAAACGAAGTGA
- the thiM gene encoding hydroxyethylthiazole kinase — MLTQIRAEKPIIHCLTNHVVSNFQANGLLSLGASPIMGEAPEEAADLAALAGAVSLNIGTLNETTVTSMLIAGKAANKKGVPVILDPVGAGATPYRLSTVKRILEEVEVSVLRCNAGELAAIMGADWQSKGVDAGAGEADITQLARSSAKKLSVIVAVTGKTDVVTDGDTVIENASGDPIMTSVTGMGCLLSAVVAAFSAVSPDRPLAAAAEALRFYGLAGEKAAQHVKGPGSFQTAFLDALSSVRQSDIDELNRMEDGAL; from the coding sequence ATGCTGACACAAATCAGAGCCGAAAAGCCGATTATTCACTGCCTTACAAATCATGTCGTCTCAAATTTCCAGGCGAACGGGCTTCTATCACTCGGAGCTTCCCCAATCATGGGAGAAGCACCGGAAGAAGCAGCGGATCTTGCGGCTCTCGCCGGAGCGGTTTCACTTAACATCGGCACATTGAATGAAACAACTGTGACAAGCATGTTGATTGCCGGAAAAGCGGCAAACAAAAAAGGAGTTCCGGTTATTTTGGATCCGGTCGGAGCCGGAGCCACGCCGTATCGCCTGTCAACGGTGAAGCGGATACTGGAGGAAGTTGAAGTCAGCGTCCTTCGCTGCAACGCCGGTGAGCTTGCTGCGATTATGGGGGCAGATTGGCAATCAAAAGGAGTGGATGCCGGAGCAGGGGAAGCAGATATAACCCAACTTGCGCGAAGCTCGGCGAAAAAGCTTTCAGTAATCGTGGCTGTCACCGGAAAAACCGATGTGGTGACAGACGGGGACACTGTTATCGAAAACGCATCCGGTGATCCGATCATGACTTCCGTTACGGGCATGGGGTGTCTGCTGAGTGCTGTGGTTGCGGCATTCTCGGCAGTGTCACCGGATCGCCCGCTTGCTGCGGCTGCAGAAGCACTCCGGTTTTACGGACTTGCCGGAGAGAAAGCAGCTCAGCATGTGAAAGGGCCAGGCAGTTTCCAAACTGCTTTCCTTGATGCATTATCATCTGTCAGACAAAGCGATATTGATGAGCTTAACCGAATGGAGGATGGGGCTTTATGA
- the dapA gene encoding 4-hydroxy-tetrahydrodipicolinate synthase: protein MTHLFTGIGVAVTAPFRHNEIDAESFRRHLEFLMDNGVQSLIINGTTGEGSTLTAAEKRQLLEIAVQTAGGRVPVIAGTGSNSTEASIAASLEAQEIGVDGLMLITPYYNKTSQRGLVAHFTAVADAVELPILLYNVPSRTGMTITPETVQALSMHSNIAGLKDATSDFNYLSQVKLLTDDAFALYSGNDDSVLPFLALGGHGLISVAANVLPADYAALYEQAQTDLAAARSIHYRLYPLISALGADVNPIPVKALTAHLGFGEYEVRLPLVPLEEDVRQNLVELFDGLRAEVQ, encoded by the coding sequence ATGACACATTTATTTACGGGGATTGGGGTGGCGGTTACAGCGCCATTCCGTCACAATGAAATTGATGCGGAAAGTTTCCGTCGCCACCTTGAATTTCTGATGGATAACGGAGTTCAGAGCCTCATTATCAACGGAACGACCGGAGAAGGCTCCACACTCACTGCCGCAGAAAAGCGCCAGCTGCTCGAAATCGCGGTTCAGACTGCCGGCGGCCGGGTACCGGTCATTGCGGGGACCGGCTCCAATTCGACGGAGGCATCCATCGCCGCTTCCCTGGAAGCGCAGGAAATCGGTGTCGATGGACTCATGCTCATCACCCCGTACTATAATAAAACGAGCCAGCGTGGGCTGGTCGCTCATTTCACCGCAGTTGCCGATGCGGTCGAGCTGCCGATTCTCCTATATAACGTGCCTTCCCGCACCGGCATGACGATCACACCGGAAACGGTTCAGGCGCTCAGCATGCATTCGAATATCGCCGGTCTGAAAGATGCGACAAGCGATTTCAATTACTTATCGCAAGTAAAGCTGCTGACGGATGACGCGTTTGCTTTGTACAGCGGCAATGATGACTCGGTGCTGCCGTTTCTCGCGCTTGGCGGCCATGGGCTGATTTCTGTAGCGGCGAATGTGCTGCCGGCTGATTACGCGGCGTTGTATGAACAGGCGCAAACTGATCTTGCCGCTGCCCGCAGCATTCATTACCGGCTGTATCCGCTCATTTCCGCACTCGGAGCAGACGTCAACCCGATTCCGGTCAAAGCCCTCACTGCTCACCTTGGATTCGGCGAATATGAAGTCCGCCTGCCGCTCGTGCCGCTTGAAGAAGACGTTCGTCAAAATCTGGTCGAGCTGTTCGACGGACTCCGTGCGGAGGTGCAGTAA
- the thiW gene encoding energy coupling factor transporter S component ThiW, translating to MKTKQMVLMAMFVAIAVAGSAFISFPAGIARAYPIQHAINVMAAVLFGPGPAVLIAFLTGVVRVMTGTGSLLAFPGGMIGAFLAGILYLKFGKLWLAAVGEIIGTGIIASLIAVPYARILMGTEAAAFFFMPPFLVSSISGAVLGVILVSRLMKSKATQLLY from the coding sequence ATGAAGACAAAGCAGATGGTACTGATGGCCATGTTTGTCGCTATCGCCGTTGCGGGCTCGGCGTTTATTTCGTTTCCAGCAGGTATCGCCCGCGCTTATCCGATTCAGCATGCCATCAATGTCATGGCAGCGGTTCTGTTCGGACCGGGTCCGGCGGTTTTGATCGCTTTTCTGACCGGTGTGGTCCGAGTCATGACCGGAACAGGTTCATTGCTTGCGTTTCCAGGAGGCATGATCGGGGCATTTCTTGCGGGCATCCTGTATTTGAAGTTCGGGAAATTGTGGCTGGCTGCAGTTGGCGAAATTATCGGCACCGGGATTATCGCCTCGCTGATTGCTGTTCCGTATGCCCGGATTTTGATGGGAACAGAAGCGGCCGCTTTCTTTTTCATGCCACCGTTCCTTGTGTCGAGTATAAGCGGTGCAGTGCTCGGTGTTATCCTTGTTTCGAGACTAATGAAATCCAAAGCGACTCAATTGCTTTATTAA
- a CDS encoding alanine racemase, producing MTATLTINQTNLYDQARQLQGQTDVLAVVKNNAYNVGLDLAFRTFYKAGIRAFATTSLKEAVELRQLDDHIAIFLMNPSTDFDKLRENRIAMTLPSLPFFREHEQDLQGIDVHLEYKNLLRRSGFDRADEMFEVLEAGTVNVTGVWTHFAFADEIGSAEYEKEKQDWLDLLESIRAEARGLRFIHAQNSASFVRDGLFPGHTHARLGILLYGSRPYSGLPESLAPAVVSVSANIIQTIRLKAGESSGYSSAFRAEKDCVVAIADIGYGDGVLRTRAKHEVLINGRRYPIGALMMSHLLVVVDEDVQPGDTVYLYNDVLRVDHYTFLGVGANSEQMSALNHNSLTKEILA from the coding sequence ATGACAGCGACACTCACCATCAATCAGACCAATTTATACGATCAGGCCCGGCAACTGCAGGGGCAGACGGATGTGCTCGCTGTCGTAAAAAACAACGCGTACAACGTCGGCCTGGATTTGGCCTTCCGGACGTTCTATAAAGCGGGCATCCGGGCGTTCGCCACCACCTCATTAAAAGAAGCGGTGGAACTTCGGCAGCTCGATGACCACATTGCCATTTTCCTGATGAACCCGTCGACTGATTTCGATAAACTCCGGGAAAACCGGATTGCGATGACTCTCCCTTCCCTGCCGTTCTTCCGGGAACACGAACAGGATTTGCAGGGCATCGATGTCCATCTCGAGTACAAGAACCTGCTCCGCCGCTCCGGCTTTGACCGGGCGGACGAGATGTTTGAAGTGCTGGAAGCGGGAACTGTCAACGTAACCGGTGTCTGGACCCATTTTGCATTCGCTGATGAGATCGGGTCGGCCGAGTACGAGAAGGAAAAACAGGACTGGCTCGATTTGCTGGAATCGATTCGAGCTGAAGCGCGCGGCCTCCGGTTCATCCATGCCCAAAACAGCGCGTCGTTTGTTCGGGATGGATTGTTTCCGGGCCATACCCACGCCCGCCTCGGCATATTATTATATGGCTCCCGGCCGTACAGCGGATTGCCGGAAAGTCTGGCTCCCGCTGTCGTATCCGTCAGCGCGAATATCATTCAGACCATCCGGCTGAAAGCGGGCGAAAGCTCCGGCTATTCGAGCGCTTTCCGTGCAGAGAAAGACTGCGTTGTCGCCATCGCGGATATCGGTTACGGTGACGGCGTGCTCCGGACGCGCGCCAAGCATGAAGTGCTGATCAACGGCCGCCGTTACCCGATCGGCGCTCTGATGATGAGTCATTTGCTTGTTGTCGTTGATGAGGACGTGCAGCCTGGTGACACCGTGTATCTGTATAACGATGTGCTGCGGGTGGATCATTACACATTCCTTGGTGTCGGGGCGAATTCTGAACAGATGAGTGCCTTGAACCATAATTCGCTCACAAAGGAGATTTTGGCATGA
- the dapD gene encoding 2,3,4,5-tetrahydropyridine-2,6-dicarboxylate N-acetyltransferase translates to MVKEFTAQEIIQYISDSDKKTPLKIYVNTEFVKSDFPSSFQVFGNEGSFTIFADLKDWKPFYEANEAQLQDLVIEQDRRNSAIPLLDATNINARIEPGAFIREHAVIGDSAVIMMGATINIGAVVGEGTMIDMNAVLGGRATTGKNVHVGAGAVLAGVIEPPSAKPVIIEDNVLIGANAVVLEGVTVGEGAVVAAGSIVTEDVPAGAVVAGVPARVIKQASEVQGGKIEIVQALRKLNQ, encoded by the coding sequence TTGGTAAAAGAATTTACAGCACAGGAAATCATTCAGTACATCAGTGATTCAGACAAGAAAACCCCATTGAAAATATACGTAAACACCGAATTTGTGAAATCCGACTTCCCTTCAAGCTTCCAGGTATTCGGCAACGAGGGGTCCTTCACGATCTTTGCGGATTTGAAAGACTGGAAGCCGTTCTATGAAGCCAATGAAGCACAGCTGCAGGATCTGGTCATTGAACAAGACCGCCGCAACAGTGCCATCCCGCTTCTCGATGCGACAAACATCAACGCACGGATCGAGCCGGGTGCATTCATCCGGGAACATGCCGTTATCGGCGACAGTGCCGTCATCATGATGGGCGCGACAATCAATATTGGCGCAGTGGTCGGTGAAGGTACGATGATCGATATGAACGCGGTCCTCGGCGGCCGCGCTACGACAGGCAAAAACGTCCATGTCGGCGCAGGTGCCGTGCTTGCAGGCGTCATTGAACCGCCAAGCGCAAAACCGGTTATCATTGAAGATAACGTCCTGATCGGTGCCAACGCAGTCGTTCTTGAAGGCGTAACAGTCGGTGAAGGCGCAGTTGTCGCAGCAGGCTCGATCGTGACAGAAGATGTGCCGGCCGGCGCAGTTGTGGCAGGCGTTCCAGCCCGTGTCATTAAACAGGCGAGTGAAGTGCAGGGCGGGAAAATTGAAATCGTCCAGGCCCTCAGAAAACTGAATCAGTAA